A region of Rattus rattus isolate New Zealand chromosome 7, Rrattus_CSIRO_v1, whole genome shotgun sequence DNA encodes the following proteins:
- the LOC116905620 gene encoding 60S ribosomal protein L32-like: protein MAALRPLVKPKIVKKRTKKFIRCQSDGYVKIKGNRRTPRGIDNRVWRRFKGQVLMPNIGYGSNNQTKHVLPCGFRKFLVHNVKELEVLLMCNKSYSAEIAHNVSSKNRKAIVERAAQLAIRVTNPNARLCSAENELMACFPEPLSFELNEPVLQSASPMTFPGMTTALVIFSDLDLYQYENIL from the exons ATGGCTGCCCTTCGGCCTCTGGTGAAGCCCAAAATAGTCAAAAAGAGGACCAAGAAGTTCATCAGATGCCAGTCAGACGGATATGTGAAAATTAAGGGAAACAGGCGGACACCCAGAGGCATCGACAACAGGGTGTGGAGAAGATTCAAGGGCCAGGTCCTGATGCCCAACATTGGTTACGGGAGTAACAACCAAACCAAGCACGTGTTGCCTTGTGGTTTCCGGAAGTTTCTGGTGCACAATGTCAAGGAGCTGGAAGTGCTGCTGATGTGCAATAAATCTTACTCTGCTGAGATTGCTCACAATGTGTCCTCTAAGAACCGAAAAGCCATTGTAGAAAGAGCAGCACAGTTGGCCATCAGAGTCACCAATCCCAATGCTAGGCTATGCAGTGCAGAAAATGAATTGATGGCTT GTTTTCCAGAGCCCTTATCATTTGAGTTGAATGAACCAGTTCTTCAGTCTGCTTCCCCCATGACCTTCCCAGGGATGACAACTGCCCTTGTCATCTTTTCAGACCTGGATCTCTatcaatatgaaaatatattgtaa